In the genome of Caenorhabditis elegans chromosome IV, the window AGCTTTcattatttgtttcaaataaaagtgtttttaTGTATCTGTGTTGAATTACTGTGTTTAAAATAAAGCTGATGATTAGCAAAACCTGCCACAAATcagcttcaaaatgtttattcgGTGGTTCGTATAGTACACATATTCCAGAATTAGAGATCTCTTTACTGATtatttgtcaatttctgagTTGGAGCAGAAGATGGTGCTTGTTGTCCCTGAATTTATAGATATTTAGAAATTGAATGCTAATTGATCTCTCTTATTACCATATTAGATCCCCATCCGTAATAAGCAGTTGGATAAGCAGCAGCTCCATAAGCATAAGCATATGGATAAGCAGAAGCAACTGGAGATGAAGCATAATAATATGGAGATGATACAACTTCAGGAGTATATATAACTTGACACGATGAAATACAGAAAAGGGCAAAAATCATGACAATTGtggatttttggaacatttttagatttttcaggtGAGACTCGGAAgtgattggaaaattgaaaagttaccGCTTTTATAAGTGTTTCTTTGTGTtctcttgctctttttttaatagaaaagtTTCTAAGTTTACGTACTCATGCACTTGGTTGAAGATAAATAACTAGTCAGTTTGCAGGTGTTCTATTTGTATTAAATGTTGCACAAAGTGCGAGGTTTGCTCAACCGAACTACAAAAAGTTCAACAGAAACAGTTCAGATAATATTCAATGACTTTTTCATACAATCAGAAGAAATCACAAAACCCGTAAGTGCACCTGcatttaaacagaaaatttttttgtattgcgTAGCAAGGGTAGTGGTCACTAAGTGGTGATCGAAAATTATCGGAAGTTCGATATTTCGGCAACtattgagtttgaaatttttgaaactataaaACTATGTGCGCTGAAATACGTACTTTGTTGAAACTGCAAGAATCGATGAACGAcatactttatttttcaagaaattcatttcaaacaaGAATTATTATCCTGGTAAACCACACTTCTTTACGACCTCCCTTTGATGTTTATATCTCAACTCCAATAATCCTATGTGGAAAGTCCGTTTATCATCAGGAATAATACTGTTGAATGTGAGATTCATTGGTGGAATTGGCCATACGATCATGCGATCACATCTATGTGGTACCACCTTCCGCTCCCAGCAtctatgaaaaatcacaatataGGGGGTGATTATATATCTTTCAACGTTCTTCACATAACATGAGTAATCGAAATTTCCATCCTTATCAGTCCATCTCGTGGAATAATTTCCATGAAACAATACATTTTCATAGAACACGTCAAATGGTATGTAGATATGGTTAGCATATGGTTCTTCGTGGCAAATCAATCGTCCAGTGATTCGGACGGAAAAATCAGTTGGCTTGGTTGTAAGGAAtatgggcaaaaataaaattagaatgAAAAGAGGTAACTTTTGCATTTCAATGACTTAGCTATTCTGGGAATGAAGAATATATTTCATAAATCAGCACTTTCTCATCCTTTTTGTAAGAGTTTTATGTGTCCCACAACATCTGCTCTCGAGatcttttctcaaaaaaaaacattgacaTATTGTTTTTACACAATATTTgtgaacatatttttcaaagcggtgatttctttatttcacagaaagatttctaaaaaaactcGGAGGTCTCAATGCTTCTTGACATGATAACCAAGACGGAAGATCACTTCGCTCAGAGAATTGTGTACAGTGTCGTGGTAAACCGAAGCTTCACGTGAAAACTGGTAAAATATGTTATTTGACTTCGCATCTCTGGTAGATATCATACCTTCAGAAATTCATTTTCGTGAAGTGGGACAACCATTGCAACTTCGTCAATCAATGCTTGAACTTCATTTGCCGTTTCGTTGAAAGCATTGATGGCTTTACGATACGTTTCGCCTTTTGCTTTCACCTCTTTCGTGGTTTTTGAAGActtcacctgaaaattgttacTTGATCCACGTattatccgaaaaaaacaCTTACATGGTGACGAGAATCATCGATTGCATGGAGCaagttattcaaattttctacgTTCGAATTCAATATCTCACTTTCCTCTCCAGTGTACAAACGCATCTTTTTAATCAGATGAGAACGAGCTGAAAATGTGTATTATTTTAGATGTTTgtgtttgaattatttgaaatgcTCACTTCTTTTCTGCACCTGGATCTCCTTTTGAGCAATTCTTCCACAGGCGCTACTGtatttttccagcattttctgaagaattattatttgaaatgtttcaaatattacgACTTACAGAATGTTGCCCatcaaactgattttttcccaaataatTCAACCATCCTCCAAGAACTTCCCATGGATTCTCGCCGGGAGCACACAAAACTGCTTTCTTTGCCATTGCCTTGGGCATGAATTGAACTTGAAGTTCGATTACATTCACAATTTTGTAGATTAAGTTGTGGTAGGAGGTGAGCTTATCGATGTTCCTCTGAAAATGGATTATAATGATTCAAAAGTGTTTTAGAACGGTCGTTCGCGAGGCACGACCTCCTTTGATTGGCTACTACTGAATATACAGACTACTAAACATACACTGTTGTCGCCAACAGAGACATTTAGTAATGAGTTCAATTCAATTCAGTACCTCAAAACGTGGCTCTAACTTAGTCAGCTCGACAACTCCAACTTTTTGTCCGATGTTCACATAAAGTCGGTTGACAAATCCAGCCTTTGCTGCTTTTTCAGCAATAAGttccttttccttcttttGCTCTTCATTTTGAATGCAATTTGTTTCTGAAGATATCATTCAGGTCTTATGCATACgtatttaaaaactcacttttctcCATTTTGCACTATGATCGATTACGATTCAAAGGTGAAATGAATcaatttggaaataatttttgaatcaaaataacGTGGCATTAGATAGATTTATTTAATTAGCAAAAAGAAACACGTTatgaacttttaaatatttattatatgtttatatttttaaatacaagTTTTATTTATATGTGCCAATACCAAAcgtttttagaactttttcattaaaaaaaactgctaaGCCTGCCGTCCGTTCTAGGATCGTTGCGTAAAACAGGACCAGAGAAATCAAAGTGGTATCTTCCATTTTGCAGGTGCCTgcctcatgcctgcctacgtgcttACCAACATATCTGCCTAACTGTATGCCTATGTGTTCAAAACCTACTTCGATTCAACTTAAATCCAAAAGTTCACAAATGCTCATCACAAAAAGCAACTCACTTTTCCTTTCGGAACACTGTTTCTCATTTTGGAATTGATCATGTCATTGTTCAAAGATCGCTGataagaaaatgagaattgaaaaaaatcgacttgTTCACTACAGCATTTTGATGAATTACCCAAATTGAAAGCAAGAGTAGTCGATCTTTTAAGATTCAGAAAAGGGAATTTTCCTACCTAAATAACCTTAAAACTTTTGttcaaacaatatttttaattagatTGAAACTTTTCCTGGATTTCAAATTACatatattaaattatttttgggaaTATTTGCTACTGGATGGTCGATTCTCTGGTTCTTCACGGCCTAGTCTCATAGCATCTTTAATCCAAAAAGTGTCAAGAGTAAGTTTGTTAAGCAAAGAGTCTATGCAAACATGCATCAATCGTATATAAACggtaacttttcaatttccaaatcaCTTCCGAGTCTCACCTGAAAAATCTaagaatgttccaaaaaaccaCAATTGTCATGATTTTTGCCCTTTTCTGTATTTCATCGTGTCAAGTTTTATATACTCCTGAAGTTGTATCATCTCCATATTATTATGCTTCATCTCCAGTTGCTTCTGCTTATCCATATGCTTATGCTTATGGAGCTGCTGCTTATCCAACCGCATATTATGGATGGGGATCTAATAAGGTAATAAGATATCAGTTAGCATTCAATATCTAAATATCTATAAATTCAGGGACAACAAGCTCCATCTTCTGCTCCAACACAGAAATTGACAAATAATCAGTAAAGAGATATTTCATTTTGGAATATGTGTACTATATGAACCACCGAATAAACTGTTTCCATTTTAGTTGTGTTaatgttatttatttttaatgtgtCTTTACCGTATGGTTTGATTATCAAGAAGGTTTTTCTATAGAGTTCAAAAAGCAgcatgcaaaaaatgaatctgGAGTTTGAAACACATTTCATTTGGACCATGTCCGAGGATTTTTGAGGTTTAGGTGAATTTCATAGCTGTTCTCAAAGATTGAACTcacattcgttttttttaatgctaatTATGTATAACAGAGTAAATCTTTAAGAAATGAAGTAATTCAGGAATATTTAATAACGGTAATTTTAATACGGTTTCATAGTTAATATAATTGTGTTCCAATTCCCCATCTCCAATAATTCGTCTATACCAAACAGTTAGTCAGAGAGTTCAAGGTGTGCCTGAAATGACAGTCCATACCTTTTTAAGCAAACATCATTCGAAGTATTTTATCGTATGTGTGATTCACATAAAACTCGTCGTCTATATAAAGCGGTAACGTCGTCTATATAAAGCGGTAACGTCGTCTATATAAAGCGGTAACGTCGTCTATATAAAGCGGTAACGTTATATAAGCggtaacttttcaattttccaatcacTTCCGAGTCTCacctgaaaaatctaaaaatgttccaaaaatccaCAATTGTCATGATTTTTGCCCTTTTCTGTATTTCATCGTGTCAAGTTTTATATACTCCTGTTGTATCATCTCCATATTATTATGCTTCATCTCCAGTTGCTTCTGCTTATCCATATGCTTATGCTTATGGAGCTGCTGCTTATCCAACTGCATATTATGGATGGGGATCTAATAAGGTAATAAGATATCAGTTAGCattcaatatttaaatatcTATAAATTCAGGGACAACAAGCACCATCTTCTGCTCCAActcagaaattgacaaataATCAATGATCTCTCATTTGAAATATATGCACAATAAGAACTAtttgaaatgtcaaaataaattatctgACTTTATTTGTGAAGCCCTAAAATTATTCCACAGCAATAAAcacttaaaaacaaaaaatcttaacacaaaatttttaattaaaaaatgtggttaaaaatactacaaaatattttttcaacgtaACAACCTTAAATGTTCTAAAAGCcgaaatgttgttttttgaacatatataataaaaaatcaatattcctATCTTTGTATGatatttatcaattaaaattcatatataacgaaaattttaaaggtaaGTTCCGGGCTTCTCAAGCAGAATTTTAGAACTTAACCAcataattatttcagaatttgtaaAAGTGTCTATCAAAAAAGAATGGCAGACGATGGATACGAAGTAATTGGTCCCGTCTATTCGGTGCCTCCTCTTGCATCACCGATGCCCACGATGGTTCCTCCATCGCCACTCGCAGTCACTCCAAAGGTTAAAAAGGATGAAGATTCTGGATCAAGTGCGGCGGAGACGACCAGAGCcggaaaacatcgaaaaaggACAAACGCCTCAGAGTATGAAGTGGTtggttttttaatgattttggctttttttagCGATCTAGCTTTTCTTGTTgagaaaatactgaaaagaATAGTATGACATGAGTATTGGTTAACAGAAAAGTCCCAGAAgtttctgtaattttgttaaattcttcaaaacaagaatcttcaaaaaagcctttttttttaattgaaagtaACTCCTCTTTGCTTACATCAATATTATATAAATTCAGAGCAATATGGAGAGCACCCACCATGATGTAGTTTCGATCAAGCACAGACCAAACTCGTGTGACGTTTGCCACGTGGCGACTCTTTTGTTCCTGATTGTTATGGTGATCGCCATATCGACTCCAGTTCTCCTTTCTGCAAGTAAGGGCGGACTTCCATGGATTGAGAATAAGTTGATGGAAGAGTCTAATTAAGAGTACTGCCGAGTTTGAATAAAGATTTTatggggaatttttttgtactcacatctttcaaaagtttcctgaaaaattactaagcttacagtaaccttacagTAACGCTCTTTACGCAAATGTAAAACTTTTACATGTATTTACATAAACAAAAGTTTTACATATTTAAAATGACcatgcttttttcaaaaatctcaacgCTTTAAAGCGCTATGAACCCCTGAAGCGCCAAAATCTCTGCGtctatttaatttgaattccgcGCGCAAATGAGCGACCATCGTGTACTCTCGGAcaatcaaataatttgttgattttccacAAGTTTATGTGttcttcgaattttctcattatttttcagttttttaattgtattaataaatttatgaaTGCATTTTGAATGGATTGATGCTCAATGAGACAAAACTCttgttttattgaattatttggttgtattcccgcattttttctattccactgaaaaataagtttttttttcatttcgatCTTTGGGATCTTTCAAATATGACTATTTTCTCTTATTTCTACGAATAACTTCATCTATTGAAAGTACTCTAGTTTCccaattcaagaaaaaacatttttacatgAATGTGAATTCCCTCTCGAGACTTATCCGAATAATTAAAAGAACTTTTTACTACTCCTTccagaatattaaaaatctacCGTTGTCTATCTTCCAAAGTGTTCATTGCTCCATTCgcaataacatttttatcgCACAATAATAACCGTTTTCTCAGCCACTGTTTTTCCAATCCACTTGTTACACTACACTCGAAATATCGGGAAAGTTCAAATTCCACTGTTCCAAGTTCCAAATGTATTGGTTGCAGTATCGATCGGAAAACAATAAACTCCACTCATCCTGCGTAGCACACCTCCTTCTATTTCGAAATCAATGTTTCCTCGTCATATGTTGTATCTCTCACACCCTCCGTCTTCTTCTCTATACTTGTAAAAGAGCGCGTCGCGCAATACTCATAGAGTTTCATTCTTTTGCATTTATTCAGTCATTCATCatattcttcttttctcttGCTTATCTTTGGAATTCCTCTGACATTCATTCTACCATTTACTAGAATTATAACATTGATTTTGTAAATACTCTTCCTCATTCTcttgcaataaaaaacaatttcctaaCCGAAATCATTTCAGAACTTGCACTACATCTTCCGTTAACAATGCCATCTTGCGAGATCAAATTCGACTTCAACGACTCTGACGAGTCAGTCACTGTTCGTGAAACTCGCATTATCCTGCTTCTTCCAGTCATCCGTCGCGCTGTTGAGCTCCAGGTAAgatatcagatttttttttttgagaaatatagatttaaaaataaacgtttttttcagtatcCGGATTTCGCGACCGAGGAGAATGCGGTGATTGAAGCTCCATTCAGGGTTCCATTCAAGAAGGATGCTGGAGTATTCCTCTTCGATACCATCGCTCGCTACGCTGCACCAACCGATGACAATGTCCATGAGATCACTGTTGAACAAAGTTACCCAGAAGCTGGACCGAAGACCTTGGATGAGCTCAAAGAAATCATTGAACTCGCCAACTTCTGGGAGTGTACCACTTACATGGAGTGCATCGGATTTGCGATTGCAAAGAAGTTGGAGGACAAGACCATCGAAGAGATCGCCGCTTTCATGGGAGTCGAATGCAATCCACCAGGAAACTTCTTCGCAGAGGAAGACGGATGGATTCATCCACCAGCAGACGCTTTCCAGAATGTCCAATAGATCCGATCCCCTCGTAATTTGCTCTGATCTCCCACTGCCAATTTCCATGATTTTGTGTTAAATATATTCAAGCTCAATACTTTCACTTTTTACCTCCTTGTAATATATTAAATACTTAtcagaactttttcaaattgattttaaggaatgaataaaatgattttctcGAAATGTGCTCACAAATCTTAAAAAGAACTCGAAATcagaattgccaaaaaaatcaacagagaGGAAAGTAATTGAGGACGATTCATGCAAAATTACAGTATCAACTCGATTAGTTCAACCgtgaattgaataaaaaaaatcgacgtCAAATCCACGGAAACAAGGTTGCCACGATTTTCAGAGGTACTCGCCCTATTCCAGTTATTCCGGATTTTGATGAATTACCGTAGCTCACGATGTTTACTATTCCtttcaaattgaaagtttcaatgTCATCATACTTCCGTGAAAAAGTGAGACATTCAGTTTTAAAGgcacatgatttttttctgagttaTTATCGCGACGATTTCGGCTAGTGCTCACGCTTTTACAAATGTATGATAGCTCTCCtagttgaattttgttttaatctgAAAACGTTTAAATGGGAATATTCAGCCCAGATGTTCTGCTTTTAATACTACATGTGCAAATTTGGAACACTG includes:
- the nspb-3 gene encoding Nematode Specific Peptide family, group B (Product from WormBase gene class nspb;~Confirmed by transcript evidence), which translates into the protein MFQKSTIVMIFALFCISSCQVIYTPEVVSSPYYYASSPVASAYPYAYAYGAAAYPTAYYGWGSNMGQQAPSSAPTQKLTNNQ
- the F38A5.6 gene encoding BAR domain-containing protein (Confirmed by transcript evidence), producing MEKKTNCIQNEEQKKEKELIAEKAAKAGFVNRLYVNIGQKVGVVELTKLEPRFERNIDKLTSYHNLIYKIVNVIELQVQFMPKAMAKKAVLCAPGENPWEVLGGWLNYLGKNQFDGQHSKMLEKYSSACGRIAQKEIQVQKRTRSHLIKKMRLYTGEESEILNSNVENLNNLLHAIDDSRHHVKSSKTTKEVKAKGETYRKAINAFNETANEVQALIDEVAMVVPLHENEFLKFSREASVYHDTVHNSLSEVIFRLGYHVKKH
- the sup-36 gene encoding SUPpressor (Product from WormBase gene class sup;~Confirmed by transcript evidence); its protein translation is MPSCEIKFDFNDSDESVTVRETRIILLLPVIRRAVELQYPDFATEENAVIEAPFRVPFKKDAGVFLFDTIARYAAPTDDNVHEITVEQSYPEAGPKTLDELKEIIELANFWECTTYMECIGFAIAKKLEDKTIEEIAAFMGVECNPPGNFFAEEDGWIHPPADAFQNVQ
- the F38A5.22 gene encoding TransThyretin-Related family domain (Confirmed by transcript evidence), which codes for MQKLPLFILILFLPIFLTTKPTDFSVRITGRLICHEEPYANHIYIPFDVFYENVLFHGNYSTRWTDKDGNFDYSCYVKNVERYIITPYIVIFHRCWERKVVPHRCDRMIVWPIPPMNLTFNSIIPDDKRTFHIGLLELRYKHQREVVKKCGLPG
- the nspb-4 gene encoding Nematode Specific Peptide family, group B (Product from WormBase gene class nspb;~Partially confirmed by transcript evidence), which produces MFQKTTIVMIFALFCISSCQVLYTPEVVSSPYYYASSPVASAYPYAYAYGAAAYPTAYYGWGSNKGQQAPSSAPTQKLTNNQ
- the F38A5.8 gene encoding uncharacterized protein (Confirmed by transcript evidence), which gives rise to MADDGYEVIGPVYSVPPLASPMPTMVPPSPLAVTPKVKKDEDSGSSAAETTRAGKHRKRTNASEYEVSNMESTHHDVVSIKHRPNSCDVCHVATLLFLIVMVIAISTPVLLSASKGGLPWIENKLMEESN
- the nspb-5 gene encoding Nematode Specific Peptide family, group B (Product from WormBase gene class nspb;~Confirmed by transcript evidence) — protein: MFQKSTIVMIFALFCISSCQVLYTPVVSSPYYYASSPVASAYPYAYAYGAAAYPTAYYGWGSNKGQQAPSSAPTQKLTNNQ